Genomic window (Alligator mississippiensis isolate rAllMis1 chromosome 4, rAllMis1, whole genome shotgun sequence):
TATTCAGTATTTAGTATTCAGTAAATACTACTGAATATTCAGTAGTAAATGAATATCAGTAGTAACTGATATTCACACTTCAGTCATGGTTGGTACTTTAACTTCTATGGCATATGTAGATGGCTGTAATGGCATAATTGCTTCTTAAAAGCAAATGTGACTTTGTCAAAGATCCATCAGATTAGGAAAAGCAGCATAATGAggtgtatgcatatatgtataataatatgtgcatatatgtgttaTAATTGCTATAATATACATATGCTTAGAAAACCCTTACCTATAGAGCTTGAGTATCTGGAGagttttccttttgatttttgcATTTAGAACAAGTTTTGGCTGAGCTGTAGAGTGGCAAGGAAGTCCTTGCCCCAAATTAGGTTATACTGCAAATGCCTGTAGGAACGTGGAGCTAATGCCTGCTTTTTATACATTTACTAAGAGATGATATTTGACAAGATTTTTGTTATGTAACACTTCCTTGATTActcctctccctctttccctctctcttacTTTTCAGGTTAAGAATATTATTAAGAAAACTATGGGTAATTTCCCACTTTTAAATGAAAACCCTGTAATTGTGAGTGAAGTTTTGTGAAGTTTATGGTTTTAAAGCACACAAAAGCGTCTGGGGGACCAATTTCTATGGTCTGGCAATCTTGTTTTTATGAAAATGTCTCTAAAGAGAAAACCCAGGATAGTAAGCCCTTGCTACACTAGAGAGATCTGATTAGAGTAGCTATCTGAGTGAAGAAGTATGACCAGTAGCTGGTATAGCTGCTGGTAGGGCAGCAGTCCCAAAGGCAGACAGCTAAGTCAGCACAACTTCACTTTTCCTAGTATAGCTTTTACTTGGTGCAGCTTGTTTCAACGATGGTGGTGGTTTCCCATTCTGGTACATAGCATAGCTTTGTCTGTACAGTTACATCTGTGCTAGAAGGTTTTTACTGGTAGAGTTGATTAATCCTATCCGAGTGGAGCATTCCTAGCTTAGACCTAAGTAGCAAAGTGCTAAGGGTTTCAAACTACATTAGGAATCTCCTTCTCATTTTTGTCAGCAAGTGTTTATTTCAgaattaaagattatttttgaTAGAGTAGTGGTGGAATGTAAGGAAGAACTACATGCTCCTGACTGGTACTTTGTTGAAGTCTGAACATGTGTCAGATATTTTGCTGTGTCAGTGAAATGAGGCACCTTCTCTCAGCGAAAGAAAAAGCCCTCAGTGTCTTCAGGCTTCCTTCACAGGTTTAGTGGTTTAGATATGGGAACAGCACAATCTTCTGCATAGGACAGAATCCAACCCTACCCTACATAGCTTTAGTGCTCATCAGCAGTAGAGGTACCACATCATTGGGAGCTACAGGTAAAGAGTGGGTTATGTTTTATGGCTCTCCCATTCTCACACACCCAGCACAGCATAGCTGGCTGTACAAACATGGGAAATGTTATACCTTTGAAATGGGTGAAGAAAAAAATTCCCTTTGCACAACTGGGAACAGCTAGGGAGGCTGAATGTTCCTCAAGGTTCTTCTGTTACCACCCAGGATGCTAGGATCTGAATCATTCCTTAGAAGCTGTATGCTGAAAGTATGGTTTAGAAACCTTTCCTAGCCCTCTGAATAGTCAGGTTCATTTAGCTTCTAAGCTCATACTCACACAGTTGTTCAAGTTGTCTTGGAGGGTCTGGAGCAATGCAACGTACAGCTTGTCACTTCCAATACTGAGGCCTCCAAAAACATTTTGTATGTAGAATGAGAGAAGCTGGTTTCGAACATTGcaatttttctgaaaaaaaacaggCAAAGGTATTCAGATCATGCAAAAGTGTTGAGTCAAATCTGGCCTCAAAAATTCACTTTTGGAAAAATTCAGCATCAGCAGCATTGCCAACTTTATGATTTTttgtgttgttcttaaagtctacactttgggaatgtgaaaaacttagctcttttatatgtgtgggtgtatatatgtgtgcgtgtgtgtgtgcatgcatgcgtgtgtgtgtagttCTTTCTACATATGTatactctctctatatatatagaaagagctaagtttttcacattcctggaGCACAGACTTTAAGACAAATGCtgaaaatcatgagagttggcaatattgCATCAGTAGCATAACAGTGGGTGGGCAAGTGGAGCACGTATGGCATAAGGGGGGAGAGGCTCCAGAACAGAGCTAAGAGGTCGTCTCACCCTCCAGTGCCCCATCACCTCCTCTCCctaccctccttcccccctgcacctTTCCTACAGTGGAAAGCTCAGGTCCAGGGAGGGCAGAGAAGGGACCGTAGCACACACCTGATGGTTTGCTGCTGCTACTAGATACATCACCTACTTTTTTTGCTGATGAAAACCAGTGGTTTTGGGGCAGTTCAGCATGCatgtcagcagcaaaaaaagaagTGACATCTCCCCTGGCGGCAGCAAacatccagctgctgcagcagtactGCCCAGGGCACAATACTGGCCAATTCCACCTCTGTTTGGAATTTATGAATTTTTTCATGGATTGTTTTAACATCCCAATGGACCAcctcttgcttttatttttttccccatcaatAAACATTTCTCCAAGGTGGTTGTAAGCCAGGGAAGGCAACATTGTACTGCCACAAAAATGAAATTCACCAGAGATTAATCATGAACAAAAGTGGTAGCCACAAAGGCGTTATTTTCTGACCCACATGCAGAAAGTACAAATGTGGCACAAGccattaaaaacaaatcaaatcattTGGGCCAAATTATACTTGTCCTCATGTGGCTATGCTGGGGGGCAGAGAGCATTGCCCTTTTCCAGTGCACTCTCAGAGAGAGAAGTTCAGAGCAGCTGCTTGGGTTTCCTGAGTGTTATTTTGGAGGTACTGGGTCCCCTCCACTACTCCACACCCCTAACAGAGCATAGCTGAGAATATGACTATGCTATGACCCTCAGGTGAATTAGCCAATCCTTGGAAAGCATAATGGGGACCACCATCAGCATGTACCCCACAACACAACACCATGAGTCTTCCCAGTATTTCTCTCCTAAGCACGCCAACTGTTACTTTAAAATGCCTCCAACTGCTGACACTTTGGCACTGTAACTACTTTGTCCTTCCCCTTTCCCCGCCCATCCCTACACCCTCAATGTTTAAGGTCTGTAAGAAACTTTCTTTCAAAGTTAATAATCTAATCATAGGTAAGAATTTTCTAAATACGTGGGTTTCAGTTAAATTTGTCCCTCAGAGATAAACATAGCTAATTCAAAAACCATTCCTTATGATCAACAATTCACAGCTAATTCAAAATGGCTtatatacaaaagaaaaaattgaaaagcCAAGAATCTCTTACCATAAACatcttttttgttgtcttttttagCAACCTTCTGTTCTTGATTAAATCCttctattaaaaataatgagAGGATATTAACTGAGGTTAATATACATCTGGTTTCCAGatcaaaggaaagaaagatgTGCTGTCTGTCTATTCTATGTGGGTACAGAGTTTAATACAAATAAACTATTGTCCTGTTCTGTAACTGGGACTCCCAGCTAATGCCACTGATAAACGATGACAATAACGATGGTTTAGTTCATGCAAAACGAGCCTGAATTCTTCTCCTGGTTCTCCCACAAACTTCCTTCATGATTTTCGTAAACTTACCAAACTTCTCTCTTTGCCTCCACGTTCTACCCAACAGAATAATGATACTTCTCTACCTCACTGTGGTGTGGTCGTGATTCAACTAAGTCACCAGGAGCTCCGATACGATGAAGCCACGGAAACAACTATCCACAAgtgaaaatgaataaataattttACTAGCCAATGGGTTCAACTTACTGGAACAGATGATTTTATACTAGTTGCTTTGATAAACAAGTTCTCTGTCACTGCAGATAGCAGTCCTTTTCGACACGTGTTCTTGCCGGAGAATGTCTTTTTGCCTTCCACCATGAAAAGGCACAGCAGAATCAAGAAACAACCAGACCTGAAAACGGCATATACTCTCATtctctccctctgcctttccTGCCTCCTTTACAGACACAGCAAGCGTAGTTAGATGACAAAGGTTAACCTAATTCGGTTAACCCTCAAAGCAGCCTCCTATGCTGAGATGTTCATGAAGATAACTTATTGCTGATGTGCTTCTGGATCACTTCTGGTGCTGTGCTTTTTTTATATACTTCTTGCTCCACTTTCAACAAATTTGACCACATCATCAGTGACGTTTTGTAAAAGATATCTCCATATTTACTGGCAATAGGGTCTGGGTTTCCAAGAAAGAAGAGGCTTACTCTCTCATGTTTGAAGGTTCCTTTTTTTCAACCAGTGGTCTGATAAAGACAATAAATGGTTAGACTGGTTAGTTTGGTTTTGTGACAAAATATGCCTGCTGTatgaatatttttttgaaatgcaaaggatttttgtgaagccttttttttttccagaatacaGGCTATAGCCCACAGATAGAAACTTGTCTCAGTTGCCCTGAGAAGCATTTGAAAGCAATTTCACAAGGAAGTGGTCTTACCAGCCATTATGTCAATGAGGGAAATATTGTGCTAACCATCAGAGGTGGTTAGCAGCAAGCTTGGGCTCtctgtactccagctgcagtatgGGTACAGGCACAAGTGACTGGTAAGAGGggcccaggggggcacatgcctcccctgagattggcccctaaGTCGGCACagctcaggacagggcagtttttttgccgcATGCACTGGTGGCAtcttgggggggagagggcactAAGTCATGCCACAGAAATATAGGAATGGATATGGGGGTTTTGGCctgcccctagccctgcccccaggcccacccacaaattgtaccccccagactcaggaggcaccagtcacccctgggtATAGGGacaagctccagctgctgcagctagaaATAGGCTCAACCTACACTGGTTTCAGCTGCCCTCATGGCATGGACTCCCATGGGGCTGCCCGTCTGGTGCTCAGGGTTCATGCCCCGCTCATCCTTCCAGATATGCTACTGTCCATCCCCAGCCACAACAGCCAGAGCATGCACCTGTACCACAGCACTGGCAGCTGGAATAGGAGAGCCCTGGCTGTGGCAGGTACACTGCTACCCCACTGCCActctccagtggtcagcataATATCGTCCCCACCCTATCCCGCTCTGTCCACGGAGTGGGAGCCCACAAGATAtcagtgggggagaaggaggaagcaCACACATGTGGGGCTGGGCTCACATAGGGCTTTGGACAGATTAGACCTGCCCAGCTATGTTAGGGTAGAGAAGGGGCAGCTCCGGCTTCCTTACCCAGTGTCCCTGCTCCTATATACCACCTAGGGCAGCCAAACctggggctctgcccagccagggggaagGAGTTTGGACCACACTTTGGCAAGCTGCTCCCCCTGTCAGCAAAGGGTGTCATGGGGTCACACCTccatttttcaaaatcttagcTCCACCTATGTCTACATAGTGGTAGCAGTGTGCTAGAGCTGAGTCAGCCTCAAgtacaccctgcccacccacacctGCATGTGCACTTCACACCCAGAAATAAATTCATGAAGACACTCTGAGGcatccctctctgctgctgcatgctctcaagcatgctggagaccAAGGCATGTATCTGGGTTTGGATTGTGCTTgcagaagcaggtgggcagggtatgCTGATGTTTGTCCCAGCATGGGCATGCTGTCTCTACTGCCCTCAAATAAACAAGGTATGTTAAAATATATCCAGACTCCACATTCCATAAGAAATATCCCTGGCCCTGGAATCTGCTACCACTAAACAAAGAGGTGACAAAACTAATGGTGTTAAGGGAATCATAGTCACTTCTGCACAGAGAGGGTCAAATAGATCTCTGCCAGTTTAGACCAGCTTTGGGTCTAGCCCCAGAAAGTAAGGGCTTCATAATTGTCAGGGTTTGAGacaagaaaagggtttttttggtgatatctcttattagaccaaatgtatagttgggagagttgTTAgagaagcttttgggcacaaagtgtcCTTCCTTAGGTGCCTTTGGAAATCTTgtgtaacatctctcccaactataccaTTGATCCAATAAATATATTACCAAAAATCCTATCTTCACAcatatttcctgggccatcatggctacaacaaaacTCCAACCCTGCTACTGGGTTCTGAgattaaattggaaaaaaaaaatctttagtatCACCCCATTGGCTTTAATAAAGGAACACCACAAATTAACTTCGAATAATGTTAAAATCAATGCAATTGAACCAAGGATTGTTATGCTAGGGATGACTTTATCCTAGGCTCCAGATCCCCTGATCTCCCTGAACTGTACTCCATATAAGGCCAGGTGCATGAGGAAAGTATCTTTCAACTACCTTGTAGAAACTTGATCATAGGGCCAATCTGGCTGTGGaaattactaggcctgtgtgaagtggctagtattcagtttggattcagctgatttgggggacagtgatttgatttagtgattcgaatcacagtcccaaattgatttggctgaatctgattcagagattcagctgccaccaAATCGGACACATCTCTGAATCAAGCaggtccccatcccccacccactctcccagcccagtcaatggctgccatgcctggccccagcatcccggtacttaaaaaaaaaataaagctatgaTACCACATATCTTAAGGTAACAGTATAAACACACGAGGGACCAcagctcttcctcttctccataaTTCCAAAATCTGAAGAACCCCATTTCTGCCTCCTGTTCTCATCTTCCCTTTTTCATCCCAATCTCTGGAATCATTTCAACACATGTGTAACCTGAAAATAATCCTATTGAAAAATCTGTTTTACTGACAGCTGGGGTCATCAGAACACCTTGTGCTTCTCAGCTTCACGTTTTCTTTAGCTGTCACCCAGCTGTCTCAGTGGTTGGAAGAAATAAGCAGAAGGGTTAATTAATGTTTGGTTCACACTGACCTTACAGACAGCAGTTGGACGGCTGGTCAGAAGAAGGCAACATAGAAAATAAGCTCATCTTAACATCAATAAAACAAATCCAGTTTTCATCTGACAAGGCAATGTACAGTTGAGGTCTGATGGCCCCAGCTGTCAGTAAGACAGATTTTTCAATAGGATTGTTTTCAAGTTACACATGTGCTGAAATGATTGCAGAGATTGGGATGAAAAAGGGAAGATGAGAACAGGAGGCAGAAATGGGGTTCTTCACATTTTGGAAttatggagaagaggaagagctgTGGTCCCTCGTGTGTTTATACTGTTACCTTTAGATATATGGCCTGTGCTTACTGTTTAAGTACCCCACCAACAGGCACATTGGATCATGATTATATTAGTAGTGTAATATAGGCTTTTTAGCAGCCGTCTTTCATTTTTGGATCTCAGAACTAATAAATGCAAGTCCAAGCTACTTCTGTAGCACTCTACTAATACTAGCTGGAGTATTGGTAGAGTTCCATTATAAATGGACTGAGCCAACAAGCAGTGACAGGTTTTTCACAAGTAAACAGTTGATTTTCAACAGCACTAAAACTTCAAAAGCAGCTGTAAACCATCCTACATGCTTCTGAAAGTGAGCAAAAAGATAGTAGCAACTGTTTTCTCCTGAACTACTTCACCCTGCAAAACTCTGCTCATGACTCATCAAGCCAAAGAACAGACTCTAGTACTTGAATCCACGTTACACCTAAATTAACTGGTGCAGAAGGTTTGTGAGTCActataaaaaaaattcagaagaaaACTGGGCTTCCCTGGGGTTCCCCTCATAAAAGCTTTATATTTCAGTAAAGCAAACTGTGAGGGCTGAGTTCTTATCTAGTATGTGTGATGAGCTGAGCACCATCTCCAATTTTAGTGTGTAAAAGTCAGCTGCAGTTCTCACATCCTATTAAAATGCTGAATAAGCATCTCACTAGAAAACAGTCAGAGAACAAGAGCAAAAAGTCAATGTACTCCCAGTGTGCTTAGTGTGTTACACCTTTTGCAACAAGGGCTGTCACAGAGGTTCATATCATGCCTTGTACAAGAGTCCTCAAAGCCTGGCTGGGACCCTGGTGTACTACTGtgctataaataataaataatattgatCATATGCATACCAAAGTGCTTAATCATGAGTATAGTTTGTTGATGAAACACCACTAGCCATTTAAGCTAATTACATTTTTTATTACTACTTAAATATTATATCCTAAGTTTTCAGACAGGGATGCCTAAGTTAGACATGTAGTTCTGCACATAGGAATGCAGATGTTCAGGACTACTGCCAATTTGTGAAGCCTTTTTTCCTATAATTTTGATGACTTTTAAAATTTTCTTACAactaga
Coding sequences:
- the IL26 gene encoding interleukin-26; the encoded protein is MRVYAVFRSGCFLILLCLFMVEGKKTFSGKNTCRKGLLSAVTENLFIKATSIKSSVPKDLIKNRRLLKKTTKKMFMKNCNVRNQLLSFYIQNVFGGLSIGSDKLYVALLQTLQDNLNNCLPCAPSTKVTPAVQKIKRMFNKLGEKGIYKAISEFDILLPWIQTFIQTLT